A region from the Candidatus Brocadiia bacterium genome encodes:
- a CDS encoding ParB/RepB/Spo0J family partition protein, with protein sequence MRITNMDRILQVEKSMRVHGQLQAVVARVHAGGIQLIDGFKRLYASEDLMMETLQCHLLEVDLSQAKVLLLSYNRPHQSMEVWEEALVLKDLLETHEMDQRRLARLIGYSRSWVSRRLALVDKMNEEVSAEIRMGTLTSSHARALIRLPRGNQGEVARVMTSYHLTSRQSNALADAFLKAKDEDGQRDILAHPEQVIERTEPYSEESEEVYDGRLSGYGNDLMRSIVEVLSGLEQLLPLLEDKPQGRINESEKVIITPFLRKAAGYARQLTGKINPV encoded by the coding sequence ATGCGGATTACGAATATGGACCGGATCCTGCAGGTGGAGAAGTCTATGCGCGTGCATGGTCAGTTGCAGGCTGTTGTGGCCAGGGTGCATGCAGGAGGGATCCAGCTGATCGATGGCTTCAAGAGGCTGTATGCCTCGGAGGACCTGATGATGGAGACGCTGCAGTGTCATCTGCTGGAGGTTGATCTCTCGCAGGCCAAGGTTCTGCTGTTAAGTTACAACCGTCCCCATCAATCCATGGAGGTATGGGAAGAAGCCCTGGTGCTAAAAGATCTTCTGGAGACGCACGAGATGGATCAGCGGCGTCTGGCCAGGCTGATTGGTTACAGCCGTTCGTGGGTCAGCCGGCGGTTGGCACTGGTTGACAAGATGAACGAGGAGGTCAGCGCTGAGATCCGGATGGGCACGCTGACGAGCAGCCATGCGCGCGCGCTGATCCGGTTGCCGCGCGGCAACCAGGGGGAAGTGGCCCGGGTGATGACCAGCTACCATCTGACCAGCCGCCAGAGCAACGCCCTGGCAGATGCTTTTCTGAAGGCCAAAGACGAAGACGGGCAGCGGGATATTCTCGCTCATCCGGAGCAAGTCATTGAGCGTACAGAGCCGTACTCAGAAGAATCAGAAGAAGTATATGATGGGCGGCTCTCCGGCTATGGCAATGATCTGATGCGATCCATCGTGGAGGTTCTCAGTGGTCTGGAGCAACTTTTGCCACTATTGGAGGATAAGCCTCAGGGCAGGATAAATGAATCCGAGAAAGTCATTATCACCCCGTTTCTAAGGAAGGCAGCTGGTTATGCCCGGCAGCTGACCGGGAAAATCAACCCTGTATAA